In the genome of Globicephala melas chromosome 3, mGloMel1.2, whole genome shotgun sequence, one region contains:
- the LOC115865519 gene encoding ral guanine nucleotide dissociation stimulator-like 3 isoform X1: MERTTSKELALAPLQDWGEETEDGAVYSVSLRRQRSRRLSPGAGPRGTQAPSPGADTFLHYRTSKVRALRAARLERLVRELVSGDREQDPGFVPAFLATHRAFVPTARVLDLLLPPPPPPLPPGVEIKKTEGRDLTFNNNLRAVVSVLGSWLRDYPQDFWDPPAHSDLGSVCTFLGWAAPSGAEAREAEKLLGDFLKNAEPQQEEEERSQTRAGHPGVAQIPRPDSPVGCLEEVEGLVREGPELLDFSVDDVAEQLTLMDAELFSRVRPFECLGSVWSQRDRPEATGTASTVRATVTQFNTVTGCVLGSVLGSPGLAAPQRAQRLEKWIRIAQRCRELRNFSSLRAILSALQSNPIYRLKRSWGALSREPLSTFRKLSQIFSDENNHLSSREILSQEEATEENAPPGSLPSKLPPGPIPYLGTFLTDLVMLDTALPDMLEGDLINFEKRRKEWEILAHIQQLQRRCQSYCLSSHLPILAALRTQRQLSEEQSYHISRVIEPPAASCPSSPRVRRRISLTKRLSAKLSRERGSSPGGSPRDPSSSTSSLSPASPPSSPRTRDPPPGSPPASPGPQGPSTKPPLSPDLPGPRTLALPLSGPHISLPGQQGSEACVVRVSIDNDHGNLYRSILLTSQDKAPSVVQRALEKHNVAQPWAQDYQLFQALPGDRGGFLTTAPPGSSLANLRQAAAMRGCIMYHLGAPLWPGVGFLCLLLAGATWAPPPNPPDPKFERKAALLTAREPEEFLCFTERLEDLVCFWEEAASAGVGPDNYSFSYQLEGEPWKPCRLHQAPTTRGLVRFWCSLPTADTSSFVPLELRVTAASSGSSRYRRIIHINEVVLLDPPAGLLARRADEGGHVVLRWLPPPGAPMASLIRYEMNISAENAAGGAQRVEILDGRTECVLSNLRGGTRYTFKVRARMAEPSFGGFWSAWSEPVSLLTASDLDPLILTLSLVLVLILLLLAVLTLLSHRRTLKQKIWPGIPSPESEFEGLFTTHKGNFQLWLYQTDGCLWWSPCTPFTEDPPAPLEVLSERCWGVTQAVEPGAEDEGPLLEPVGSEHAQDSYLVLDKWLLPRSPPSEDLPQPGGDLDIAAMDEASEAFSCSSALALKPVPEGASAASFEYTILDPSSQLLRPRALPPELPPTPPHLKYLYLVVSDSGISTDYSSGGSQEAQRGSSNGPYSNPYENSLIPAPEPSPPSYVACS, translated from the exons ATGGAGCGGACGACGAGCAAGGAGCTCGCCCTG GCGCCGCTGCAGGACTGGGGCGAGGAGACCGAGGACGGCGCGGTGTACAGTGTCTCCCTGCGGCGGCAGCGCAGTCGGCGCTTGAGTCCGGGAGCAGGGCCTCGGGGCACCCAG GCCCCCAGCCCCGGTGCCGACACCTTCCTCCATTACCGCACCAGCAAGGTGCGGGCGCTGAGGGCAGCGCGGCTGGAGCGGCTGGTGCGGGAGTTGGTGTCTGGAGACCGCGAGCAGGACCCAGGCTTCGTGCCTGCCTTCCTGGCCACCCACCGGGCCTTTGTGCCCACTGCCCGCGTGCTGGACCTTCTCctgccaccgccgccgccgcccctgcCGCCGGG GGTAGAGATCAagaagacagagggaagagaTCTGACCTTCAACAACAACCTGAG GGCTGTGGTGTCAGTGCTGGGCTCCTGGCTGCGGGACTACCCTCAGGATTTCTGGGATCCCCCTGCCCACTCGGACCTAGGCAGTGTTTGCACCTTTCTGGGCTGGGCAGCCCCATCAGGGGCTGAGGCCCGGGAGGCAGAAAAGCTGCTGGGAGATTTCCTGAAGAATGCTGAGCCAcagcaggaagaagaggagcGGTCCCAGACACGGGCAG GACATCCAGGGGTTGCCCAGATACCCCGTCCAGACTCCCCGGTAGGCTGCTTGGAAGAGGTGGAAGGACTCGTGCGGGAAGGTCCTGAGCTCCTGGACTTCAGTGTAGACGACGTGGCCGAGCAGCTGACCCTGATGGATGCG GAGCTCTTCTCGCGCGTGCGGCCCTTCGAGTGCCTGGGCTCCGTGTGGTCGCAGCGGGACCGGCCGGAGGCCACAGGCACCGCCTCCACTGTGCGCGCCACTGTGACCCAGTTCAACACGGTGACCGGCTGCGTGCTGGGCTCGGTGCTCGGGTCGCCGGGCCTGGCCGCCCCGCAGAGGGCGCAGCGGCTGGAGAAGTGGATCCGCATCGCGCAG CGCTGCCGGGAACTGCGGAACTTCTCCTCCCTGCGCGCCATCCTGTCCGCCCTGCAGTCTAACCCCATCTACCGGCTCAAGCGCAGCTGGGGTGCCCTGAGCCG GGAACCGTTATCCACTTTCAGGAAACTTTCGCAGATTTTTTCCGATGAGAACAATCACCTCAGCAGCAGAGAGATTCTCTCCCAG gagGAGGCTACCGAGGAGAATGCCcccccaggaagcctgccctCA AAACTGCCCCCAGGCCCCATCCCCTACCTTGGCACCTTTCTCACGGACCTGGTTATGCTGGATACAGCCCTGCCGGACATGCTGGAG GGGGATCTCATCAACtttgagaagaggaggaag GAGTGGGAGATCCTGGCCCACATCCAGCAGCTGCAGAGGCGCTGTCAGAGCTACTGCCTGAGCTCCCACCTGCCCATCCTGGCTGCCCTGCGCACCCAGCGCCAGCTCAGCGAGGAGCAGAG CTACCACATCTCCCGGGTCATTGAGCCACCGGCCgcctcctgccccagctccccACGCGTCCGGCGGCGAATCAGCCTCACCAAGCGCCTCAGCGC GAAGCTGTCCCGAGAGAGAGGCTCATCCCCTGGTGGGAGTCCCAGGGATCCCTCATCCTCCACCTCCAG TCTGTCCCCAGCGTCCCCCCCATCCAGTCCTAGAACGAGGGACCCTCCTCCCGGCAGTCCTCCGGCGTCTCCagggccccagggccccagcaccAAG CCGCCACTGAGCCCAGACCTACCAGGCCCCCGGACCCTGGCCTTGCCCTTGAGTGGCCCTCACATCTCCCTCCCGGGGCAACAGGGCTCAGAGGCCTGCGTCGTCCGAGTCAGCATCGACAATGACCATGGAAATCTGTATCGGAGCATCCTG CTCACTAGTCAGGACAAGGCCCCCAGCGTGGTGCAGCGAGCCTTGGAAAAGCACAATGTGGCTCAGCCCTGGGCCCAGGACTATCAGCTCTTCCAAGCCCTTCCTGGGGACAGGG gcggattcttaaccactgcgccaccagggagctccctggCTAATCTGAGGCAGGCTGCCGCAATGAG GGGCTGCATCATGTATCATCTCGGGGCACCCCTCTGGCCTGGAGTTGGCTTCCTCTGTCTCCTACTCGCTGGGGCAACCTGGGCTCCCCCACCCAACCCACCGGATCCCAAGTTTGAAAGGAAAG CGGCCCTGCTGACAGCCCGCGAGCCTGAAGAGTTTCTGTGCTTCACCGAGAGGTTGGAGGATTTGGTGTGTTTCTGGGAGGAAGCGGCAAGCGCCGGGGTCGGCCCGGACAACTACAGCTTCTCCTACCAGCTCGA GGGTGAGCCGTGGAAGCCGTGCCGCCTGCATCAGGCGCCCACCACCCGTGGCTTGGTGCGTTTCTGGTGCTCGCTGCCTACAGCCGACACGTCGAGCTTCGTGCCCCTAGAGCTGCGCGTCACTGCGGCCTCCTCGGGCTCTTCACGCTACCGCCGTATCATCCACATCAACGAAGTGG TGCTCCTAGACCCTCCCGCTGGGCTGCTGGCGCGGCGGGCAGACGAGGGCGGCCATGTGGTACTGCGCTGGCTCCCACCGCCTGGGGCACCCATGGCAAGCCTCATTCGCTATGAGATGAACATCTCGGCAGAGAACGCCGCTGGTGGCGCGCAGAGG GTGGAGATCCTCGACGGCCGCACTGAGTGCGTGCTGAGCAACCTGCGGGGCGGAACGCGCTACACCTTCAAGGTACGCGCGCGTATGGCCGAGCCGAGCTTCGGTGGCTTCTGGAGCGCCTGGTCCGAGCCTGTGTCGCTGCTGACGGCTAGTG acTTGGACCCCCTCATCCTGACGCTCTCCCTCGTCCTCGTGCTCATTCTGCTGCTGCTGGCCGTGCTAACCCTGCTCTCCCACCGCCG GACTCTGAAGCAGAAGATATGGCCTGGCATCCCAAGCCCCGAGAGCGAGTTTGAGGGCCTCTTCACCACCCACAAGGGTAACTTCCAG CTGTGGCTGTACCAAACTGATGGCTGTCTGTGGTGGAGCCCCTGCACCCCCTTCACAGAGGACCCACCTGCCCCCCTGGAGGTCCTCTCTGAGCGCTGCTGGGGGGTGACACAGGCAGTGGAGCCAGGGGCAGAGGATGAGGGGCCCCTGTTGGAGCCGGTGGGCAGCGAGCATGCCCAAGACAGCTACCTGGTGCTGGACAAGTGGTTGCTGCCCCGGAGCCCACCCAGCGAGGACCTCCCACAGCCTGGTGGCGATTTGGACATAGCAGCCATGGATGAAGCCTCGGAAGCGTTCTCCTGCTCATCCGCTTTGGCCCTGAAGCCTGTGCCAGAGGGGGCCTCGGCTGCCAGCTTTGAGTACACCATCCTGGATCCCAGCTCCCAGCTCTTGCGCCCGAGGGCACTTCCCCCTGAGTtgccccctaccccaccccacctaAAGTACCTCTACCTCGTGGTGTCTGACTCTGGCATCTCAACTGACTACAGCTCTGGGGGttcccaggaagcccagagggGCTCATCCAATGGCCCCTACTCCAACCCTTATGAGAACAGCCTCATCCCAGCCCCCGAGCCTTCACCCCCGAGCTACGTGGCCTGCTCCTAG
- the LOC115865519 gene encoding ral guanine nucleotide dissociation stimulator-like 3 isoform X2: protein MERTTSKELALAPLQDWGEETEDGAVYSVSLRRQRSRRLSPGAGPRGTQAPSPGADTFLHYRTSKVRALRAARLERLVRELVSGDREQDPGFVPAFLATHRAFVPTARVLDLLLPPPPPPLPPGVEIKKTEGRDLTFNNNLRAVVSVLGSWLRDYPQDFWDPPAHSDLGSVCTFLGWAAPSGAEAREAEKLLGDFLKNAEPQQEEEERSQTRAGHPGVAQIPRPDSPVGCLEEVEGLVREGPELLDFSVDDVAEQLTLMDAELFSRVRPFECLGSVWSQRDRPEATGTASTVRATVTQFNTVTGCVLGSVLGSPGLAAPQRAQRLEKWIRIAQRCRELRNFSSLRAILSALQSNPIYRLKRSWGALSREPLSTFRKLSQIFSDENNHLSSREILSQEEATEENAPPGSLPSKLPPGPIPYLGTFLTDLVMLDTALPDMLEGDLINFEKRRKEWEILAHIQQLQRRCQSYCLSSHLPILAALRTQRQLSEEQSYHISRVIEPPAASCPSSPRVRRRISLTKRLSAKLSRERGSSPGGSPRDPSSSTSSLSPASPPSSPRTRDPPPGSPPASPGPQGPSTKPPLSPDLPGPRTLALPLSGPHISLPGQQGSEACVVRVSIDNDHGNLYRSILLTSQDKAPSVVQRALEKHNVAQPWAQDYQLFQALPGDRGGFLTTAPPGSSLANLRQAAAMRGCIMYHLGAPLWPGVGFLCLLLAGATWAPPPNPPDPKFERKAALLTAREPEEFLCFTERLEDLVCFWEEAASAGVGPDNYSFSYQLEGEPWKPCRLHQAPTTRGLVRFWCSLPTADTSSFVPLELRVTAASSGSSRYRRIIHINEVDPPAGLLARRADEGGHVVLRWLPPPGAPMASLIRYEMNISAENAAGGAQRVEILDGRTECVLSNLRGGTRYTFKVRARMAEPSFGGFWSAWSEPVSLLTASDLDPLILTLSLVLVLILLLLAVLTLLSHRRTLKQKIWPGIPSPESEFEGLFTTHKGNFQLWLYQTDGCLWWSPCTPFTEDPPAPLEVLSERCWGVTQAVEPGAEDEGPLLEPVGSEHAQDSYLVLDKWLLPRSPPSEDLPQPGGDLDIAAMDEASEAFSCSSALALKPVPEGASAASFEYTILDPSSQLLRPRALPPELPPTPPHLKYLYLVVSDSGISTDYSSGGSQEAQRGSSNGPYSNPYENSLIPAPEPSPPSYVACS, encoded by the exons ATGGAGCGGACGACGAGCAAGGAGCTCGCCCTG GCGCCGCTGCAGGACTGGGGCGAGGAGACCGAGGACGGCGCGGTGTACAGTGTCTCCCTGCGGCGGCAGCGCAGTCGGCGCTTGAGTCCGGGAGCAGGGCCTCGGGGCACCCAG GCCCCCAGCCCCGGTGCCGACACCTTCCTCCATTACCGCACCAGCAAGGTGCGGGCGCTGAGGGCAGCGCGGCTGGAGCGGCTGGTGCGGGAGTTGGTGTCTGGAGACCGCGAGCAGGACCCAGGCTTCGTGCCTGCCTTCCTGGCCACCCACCGGGCCTTTGTGCCCACTGCCCGCGTGCTGGACCTTCTCctgccaccgccgccgccgcccctgcCGCCGGG GGTAGAGATCAagaagacagagggaagagaTCTGACCTTCAACAACAACCTGAG GGCTGTGGTGTCAGTGCTGGGCTCCTGGCTGCGGGACTACCCTCAGGATTTCTGGGATCCCCCTGCCCACTCGGACCTAGGCAGTGTTTGCACCTTTCTGGGCTGGGCAGCCCCATCAGGGGCTGAGGCCCGGGAGGCAGAAAAGCTGCTGGGAGATTTCCTGAAGAATGCTGAGCCAcagcaggaagaagaggagcGGTCCCAGACACGGGCAG GACATCCAGGGGTTGCCCAGATACCCCGTCCAGACTCCCCGGTAGGCTGCTTGGAAGAGGTGGAAGGACTCGTGCGGGAAGGTCCTGAGCTCCTGGACTTCAGTGTAGACGACGTGGCCGAGCAGCTGACCCTGATGGATGCG GAGCTCTTCTCGCGCGTGCGGCCCTTCGAGTGCCTGGGCTCCGTGTGGTCGCAGCGGGACCGGCCGGAGGCCACAGGCACCGCCTCCACTGTGCGCGCCACTGTGACCCAGTTCAACACGGTGACCGGCTGCGTGCTGGGCTCGGTGCTCGGGTCGCCGGGCCTGGCCGCCCCGCAGAGGGCGCAGCGGCTGGAGAAGTGGATCCGCATCGCGCAG CGCTGCCGGGAACTGCGGAACTTCTCCTCCCTGCGCGCCATCCTGTCCGCCCTGCAGTCTAACCCCATCTACCGGCTCAAGCGCAGCTGGGGTGCCCTGAGCCG GGAACCGTTATCCACTTTCAGGAAACTTTCGCAGATTTTTTCCGATGAGAACAATCACCTCAGCAGCAGAGAGATTCTCTCCCAG gagGAGGCTACCGAGGAGAATGCCcccccaggaagcctgccctCA AAACTGCCCCCAGGCCCCATCCCCTACCTTGGCACCTTTCTCACGGACCTGGTTATGCTGGATACAGCCCTGCCGGACATGCTGGAG GGGGATCTCATCAACtttgagaagaggaggaag GAGTGGGAGATCCTGGCCCACATCCAGCAGCTGCAGAGGCGCTGTCAGAGCTACTGCCTGAGCTCCCACCTGCCCATCCTGGCTGCCCTGCGCACCCAGCGCCAGCTCAGCGAGGAGCAGAG CTACCACATCTCCCGGGTCATTGAGCCACCGGCCgcctcctgccccagctccccACGCGTCCGGCGGCGAATCAGCCTCACCAAGCGCCTCAGCGC GAAGCTGTCCCGAGAGAGAGGCTCATCCCCTGGTGGGAGTCCCAGGGATCCCTCATCCTCCACCTCCAG TCTGTCCCCAGCGTCCCCCCCATCCAGTCCTAGAACGAGGGACCCTCCTCCCGGCAGTCCTCCGGCGTCTCCagggccccagggccccagcaccAAG CCGCCACTGAGCCCAGACCTACCAGGCCCCCGGACCCTGGCCTTGCCCTTGAGTGGCCCTCACATCTCCCTCCCGGGGCAACAGGGCTCAGAGGCCTGCGTCGTCCGAGTCAGCATCGACAATGACCATGGAAATCTGTATCGGAGCATCCTG CTCACTAGTCAGGACAAGGCCCCCAGCGTGGTGCAGCGAGCCTTGGAAAAGCACAATGTGGCTCAGCCCTGGGCCCAGGACTATCAGCTCTTCCAAGCCCTTCCTGGGGACAGGG gcggattcttaaccactgcgccaccagggagctccctggCTAATCTGAGGCAGGCTGCCGCAATGAG GGGCTGCATCATGTATCATCTCGGGGCACCCCTCTGGCCTGGAGTTGGCTTCCTCTGTCTCCTACTCGCTGGGGCAACCTGGGCTCCCCCACCCAACCCACCGGATCCCAAGTTTGAAAGGAAAG CGGCCCTGCTGACAGCCCGCGAGCCTGAAGAGTTTCTGTGCTTCACCGAGAGGTTGGAGGATTTGGTGTGTTTCTGGGAGGAAGCGGCAAGCGCCGGGGTCGGCCCGGACAACTACAGCTTCTCCTACCAGCTCGA GGGTGAGCCGTGGAAGCCGTGCCGCCTGCATCAGGCGCCCACCACCCGTGGCTTGGTGCGTTTCTGGTGCTCGCTGCCTACAGCCGACACGTCGAGCTTCGTGCCCCTAGAGCTGCGCGTCACTGCGGCCTCCTCGGGCTCTTCACGCTACCGCCGTATCATCCACATCAACGAAGTGG ACCCTCCCGCTGGGCTGCTGGCGCGGCGGGCAGACGAGGGCGGCCATGTGGTACTGCGCTGGCTCCCACCGCCTGGGGCACCCATGGCAAGCCTCATTCGCTATGAGATGAACATCTCGGCAGAGAACGCCGCTGGTGGCGCGCAGAGG GTGGAGATCCTCGACGGCCGCACTGAGTGCGTGCTGAGCAACCTGCGGGGCGGAACGCGCTACACCTTCAAGGTACGCGCGCGTATGGCCGAGCCGAGCTTCGGTGGCTTCTGGAGCGCCTGGTCCGAGCCTGTGTCGCTGCTGACGGCTAGTG acTTGGACCCCCTCATCCTGACGCTCTCCCTCGTCCTCGTGCTCATTCTGCTGCTGCTGGCCGTGCTAACCCTGCTCTCCCACCGCCG GACTCTGAAGCAGAAGATATGGCCTGGCATCCCAAGCCCCGAGAGCGAGTTTGAGGGCCTCTTCACCACCCACAAGGGTAACTTCCAG CTGTGGCTGTACCAAACTGATGGCTGTCTGTGGTGGAGCCCCTGCACCCCCTTCACAGAGGACCCACCTGCCCCCCTGGAGGTCCTCTCTGAGCGCTGCTGGGGGGTGACACAGGCAGTGGAGCCAGGGGCAGAGGATGAGGGGCCCCTGTTGGAGCCGGTGGGCAGCGAGCATGCCCAAGACAGCTACCTGGTGCTGGACAAGTGGTTGCTGCCCCGGAGCCCACCCAGCGAGGACCTCCCACAGCCTGGTGGCGATTTGGACATAGCAGCCATGGATGAAGCCTCGGAAGCGTTCTCCTGCTCATCCGCTTTGGCCCTGAAGCCTGTGCCAGAGGGGGCCTCGGCTGCCAGCTTTGAGTACACCATCCTGGATCCCAGCTCCCAGCTCTTGCGCCCGAGGGCACTTCCCCCTGAGTtgccccctaccccaccccacctaAAGTACCTCTACCTCGTGGTGTCTGACTCTGGCATCTCAACTGACTACAGCTCTGGGGGttcccaggaagcccagagggGCTCATCCAATGGCCCCTACTCCAACCCTTATGAGAACAGCCTCATCCCAGCCCCCGAGCCTTCACCCCCGAGCTACGTGGCCTGCTCCTAG
- the LOC115865519 gene encoding ral guanine nucleotide dissociation stimulator-like 3 isoform X3 produces the protein MERTTSKELALAPLQDWGEETEDGAVYSVSLRRQRSRRLSPGAGPRGTQAPSPGADTFLHYRTSKVRALRAARLERLVRELVSGDREQDPGFVPAFLATHRAFVPTARVLDLLLPPPPPPLPPGVEIKKTEGRDLTFNNNLRAVVSVLGSWLRDYPQDFWDPPAHSDLGSVCTFLGWAAPSGAEAREAEKLLGDFLKNAEPQQEEEERSQTRAGHPGVAQIPRPDSPVGCLEEVEGLVREGPELLDFSVDDVAEQLTLMDAELFSRVRPFECLGSVWSQRDRPEATGTASTVRATVTQFNTVTGCVLGSVLGSPGLAAPQRAQRLEKWIRIAQRCRELRNFSSLRAILSALQSNPIYRLKRSWGALSREPLSTFRKLSQIFSDENNHLSSREILSQEEATEENAPPGSLPSKLPPGPIPYLGTFLTDLVMLDTALPDMLEGDLINFEKRRKEWEILAHIQQLQRRCQSYCLSSHLPILAALRTQRQLSEEQSYHISRVIEPPAASCPSSPRVRRRISLTKRLSAKLSRERGSSPGGSPRDPSSSTSSLSPASPPSSPRTRDPPPGSPPASPGPQGPSTKGSEACVVRVSIDNDHGNLYRSILLTSQDKAPSVVQRALEKHNVAQPWAQDYQLFQALPGDRGGFLTTAPPGSSLANLRQAAAMRGCIMYHLGAPLWPGVGFLCLLLAGATWAPPPNPPDPKFERKAALLTAREPEEFLCFTERLEDLVCFWEEAASAGVGPDNYSFSYQLEGEPWKPCRLHQAPTTRGLVRFWCSLPTADTSSFVPLELRVTAASSGSSRYRRIIHINEVVLLDPPAGLLARRADEGGHVVLRWLPPPGAPMASLIRYEMNISAENAAGGAQRVEILDGRTECVLSNLRGGTRYTFKVRARMAEPSFGGFWSAWSEPVSLLTASDLDPLILTLSLVLVLILLLLAVLTLLSHRRTLKQKIWPGIPSPESEFEGLFTTHKGNFQLWLYQTDGCLWWSPCTPFTEDPPAPLEVLSERCWGVTQAVEPGAEDEGPLLEPVGSEHAQDSYLVLDKWLLPRSPPSEDLPQPGGDLDIAAMDEASEAFSCSSALALKPVPEGASAASFEYTILDPSSQLLRPRALPPELPPTPPHLKYLYLVVSDSGISTDYSSGGSQEAQRGSSNGPYSNPYENSLIPAPEPSPPSYVACS, from the exons ATGGAGCGGACGACGAGCAAGGAGCTCGCCCTG GCGCCGCTGCAGGACTGGGGCGAGGAGACCGAGGACGGCGCGGTGTACAGTGTCTCCCTGCGGCGGCAGCGCAGTCGGCGCTTGAGTCCGGGAGCAGGGCCTCGGGGCACCCAG GCCCCCAGCCCCGGTGCCGACACCTTCCTCCATTACCGCACCAGCAAGGTGCGGGCGCTGAGGGCAGCGCGGCTGGAGCGGCTGGTGCGGGAGTTGGTGTCTGGAGACCGCGAGCAGGACCCAGGCTTCGTGCCTGCCTTCCTGGCCACCCACCGGGCCTTTGTGCCCACTGCCCGCGTGCTGGACCTTCTCctgccaccgccgccgccgcccctgcCGCCGGG GGTAGAGATCAagaagacagagggaagagaTCTGACCTTCAACAACAACCTGAG GGCTGTGGTGTCAGTGCTGGGCTCCTGGCTGCGGGACTACCCTCAGGATTTCTGGGATCCCCCTGCCCACTCGGACCTAGGCAGTGTTTGCACCTTTCTGGGCTGGGCAGCCCCATCAGGGGCTGAGGCCCGGGAGGCAGAAAAGCTGCTGGGAGATTTCCTGAAGAATGCTGAGCCAcagcaggaagaagaggagcGGTCCCAGACACGGGCAG GACATCCAGGGGTTGCCCAGATACCCCGTCCAGACTCCCCGGTAGGCTGCTTGGAAGAGGTGGAAGGACTCGTGCGGGAAGGTCCTGAGCTCCTGGACTTCAGTGTAGACGACGTGGCCGAGCAGCTGACCCTGATGGATGCG GAGCTCTTCTCGCGCGTGCGGCCCTTCGAGTGCCTGGGCTCCGTGTGGTCGCAGCGGGACCGGCCGGAGGCCACAGGCACCGCCTCCACTGTGCGCGCCACTGTGACCCAGTTCAACACGGTGACCGGCTGCGTGCTGGGCTCGGTGCTCGGGTCGCCGGGCCTGGCCGCCCCGCAGAGGGCGCAGCGGCTGGAGAAGTGGATCCGCATCGCGCAG CGCTGCCGGGAACTGCGGAACTTCTCCTCCCTGCGCGCCATCCTGTCCGCCCTGCAGTCTAACCCCATCTACCGGCTCAAGCGCAGCTGGGGTGCCCTGAGCCG GGAACCGTTATCCACTTTCAGGAAACTTTCGCAGATTTTTTCCGATGAGAACAATCACCTCAGCAGCAGAGAGATTCTCTCCCAG gagGAGGCTACCGAGGAGAATGCCcccccaggaagcctgccctCA AAACTGCCCCCAGGCCCCATCCCCTACCTTGGCACCTTTCTCACGGACCTGGTTATGCTGGATACAGCCCTGCCGGACATGCTGGAG GGGGATCTCATCAACtttgagaagaggaggaag GAGTGGGAGATCCTGGCCCACATCCAGCAGCTGCAGAGGCGCTGTCAGAGCTACTGCCTGAGCTCCCACCTGCCCATCCTGGCTGCCCTGCGCACCCAGCGCCAGCTCAGCGAGGAGCAGAG CTACCACATCTCCCGGGTCATTGAGCCACCGGCCgcctcctgccccagctccccACGCGTCCGGCGGCGAATCAGCCTCACCAAGCGCCTCAGCGC GAAGCTGTCCCGAGAGAGAGGCTCATCCCCTGGTGGGAGTCCCAGGGATCCCTCATCCTCCACCTCCAG TCTGTCCCCAGCGTCCCCCCCATCCAGTCCTAGAACGAGGGACCCTCCTCCCGGCAGTCCTCCGGCGTCTCCagggccccagggccccagcaccAAG GGCTCAGAGGCCTGCGTCGTCCGAGTCAGCATCGACAATGACCATGGAAATCTGTATCGGAGCATCCTG CTCACTAGTCAGGACAAGGCCCCCAGCGTGGTGCAGCGAGCCTTGGAAAAGCACAATGTGGCTCAGCCCTGGGCCCAGGACTATCAGCTCTTCCAAGCCCTTCCTGGGGACAGGG gcggattcttaaccactgcgccaccagggagctccctggCTAATCTGAGGCAGGCTGCCGCAATGAG GGGCTGCATCATGTATCATCTCGGGGCACCCCTCTGGCCTGGAGTTGGCTTCCTCTGTCTCCTACTCGCTGGGGCAACCTGGGCTCCCCCACCCAACCCACCGGATCCCAAGTTTGAAAGGAAAG CGGCCCTGCTGACAGCCCGCGAGCCTGAAGAGTTTCTGTGCTTCACCGAGAGGTTGGAGGATTTGGTGTGTTTCTGGGAGGAAGCGGCAAGCGCCGGGGTCGGCCCGGACAACTACAGCTTCTCCTACCAGCTCGA GGGTGAGCCGTGGAAGCCGTGCCGCCTGCATCAGGCGCCCACCACCCGTGGCTTGGTGCGTTTCTGGTGCTCGCTGCCTACAGCCGACACGTCGAGCTTCGTGCCCCTAGAGCTGCGCGTCACTGCGGCCTCCTCGGGCTCTTCACGCTACCGCCGTATCATCCACATCAACGAAGTGG TGCTCCTAGACCCTCCCGCTGGGCTGCTGGCGCGGCGGGCAGACGAGGGCGGCCATGTGGTACTGCGCTGGCTCCCACCGCCTGGGGCACCCATGGCAAGCCTCATTCGCTATGAGATGAACATCTCGGCAGAGAACGCCGCTGGTGGCGCGCAGAGG GTGGAGATCCTCGACGGCCGCACTGAGTGCGTGCTGAGCAACCTGCGGGGCGGAACGCGCTACACCTTCAAGGTACGCGCGCGTATGGCCGAGCCGAGCTTCGGTGGCTTCTGGAGCGCCTGGTCCGAGCCTGTGTCGCTGCTGACGGCTAGTG acTTGGACCCCCTCATCCTGACGCTCTCCCTCGTCCTCGTGCTCATTCTGCTGCTGCTGGCCGTGCTAACCCTGCTCTCCCACCGCCG GACTCTGAAGCAGAAGATATGGCCTGGCATCCCAAGCCCCGAGAGCGAGTTTGAGGGCCTCTTCACCACCCACAAGGGTAACTTCCAG CTGTGGCTGTACCAAACTGATGGCTGTCTGTGGTGGAGCCCCTGCACCCCCTTCACAGAGGACCCACCTGCCCCCCTGGAGGTCCTCTCTGAGCGCTGCTGGGGGGTGACACAGGCAGTGGAGCCAGGGGCAGAGGATGAGGGGCCCCTGTTGGAGCCGGTGGGCAGCGAGCATGCCCAAGACAGCTACCTGGTGCTGGACAAGTGGTTGCTGCCCCGGAGCCCACCCAGCGAGGACCTCCCACAGCCTGGTGGCGATTTGGACATAGCAGCCATGGATGAAGCCTCGGAAGCGTTCTCCTGCTCATCCGCTTTGGCCCTGAAGCCTGTGCCAGAGGGGGCCTCGGCTGCCAGCTTTGAGTACACCATCCTGGATCCCAGCTCCCAGCTCTTGCGCCCGAGGGCACTTCCCCCTGAGTtgccccctaccccaccccacctaAAGTACCTCTACCTCGTGGTGTCTGACTCTGGCATCTCAACTGACTACAGCTCTGGGGGttcccaggaagcccagagggGCTCATCCAATGGCCCCTACTCCAACCCTTATGAGAACAGCCTCATCCCAGCCCCCGAGCCTTCACCCCCGAGCTACGTGGCCTGCTCCTAG